A part of Nerophis lumbriciformis linkage group LG25, RoL_Nlum_v2.1, whole genome shotgun sequence genomic DNA contains:
- the mcoln1a gene encoding mucolipin-1a, with the protein MSETGYGDTSERESLSCSARQYGSTDSSGEHDNPAANHCNNHSNHRFPAATAGHWVGADQGEEAIRRKLKYFFMSPCDKYHAKGRKPYKLILQLLKIIIVTAQLVLFGLSNQVVVMFKEENTMTFKHIFLKDFDESSDSDFSVYTRQDVYEHIFYAVEQYLALPETTVGRYAYVYGMGVNGSALSLCQQYYKRGRIDPANDTFNIDPHVITACVGVNPQTVTPSSLTDSYKNFTLKFHKFINVTIEFQLKAINLQTIINNEIPDCYTFNIKIVLDNKAHSGKVKIRLENEVSIKECKDPSVSGQAENYTRLAFDVAVALVCTLSLLLCGRSILRGIMLQQEFVQFFKDNLDRKVRWADRMEFINGWYILLIVSDILTIIGSFIKIGIESKNMSSYDLCGILLGTSTLLVWVGVIRYLTFFQKYNILIVTLRAAFPNVIRFCCCVAVIYLGYCFCGWIVLGPYHVKFRSLSMVSECLFSLINGDDMFVTFSGMQESSPLVWLFSQVYLYSFISLFIYMVLSLFIALITGAYETIKHQTQEPIHITDLHAFIAECTDAPSSGKFRGLETSPCSFFCCCDRTTTYEDVLLVN; encoded by the exons AACGTGAAAGCCTCTCCTGCTCGGCCAGGCAATATGGGTCCACAGACAGCAGCGGCGAGCACGACAATCCCGCCGCCAACCACTGCAACAACCACAGCAACCACAGGTTTCCCGCCGCGACAGCTGGGCACTGGGTCGGCGCCGACCAAGGGGAAGAGGCCATCCGCAGGAAGTTGAAGTACTTCTTCATGAGCCCCTGCGATAAATACCACGCCAAGGGCCGGAAGCCTTACAAGCTGATCTTGCAGCTGCTCAAGATCATCATCGTCACCGCTCAG TTGGTGCTGTTTGGCCTCAGTAACCAGGTGGTGGTGATGTTCAAGGAGGAGAACACCATGACTTTTAAGCACATATTCCTCAAAGACTTTGATGAGTCCTCCGACAGCGATTTTTCCGTGTACACACGACAAGATGTCTACGAACACATCTTCTATGCCGTTGAGCAG TATCTGGCGCTACCGGAGACCACGGTGGGCCGCTATGCGTACGTCTACGGCATGGGCGTGAACGGCAGTGCGCTGTCACTTTGCCAGCAGTACTACAAGAGGGGCCGTATCGACCCGGCTAACGACACCTTCAACATCGACCCGCACGTCATCACAG CCTGTGTCGGAGTGAACCCTCAGACGGTCACCCCCTCCTCGCTGACCGACTCCTACAAGAACTTTACACTCAAGTTCCACAA GTTCATCAATGTGACCATAGAGTTCCAGCTGAAGGCCATCAATCTGCAGACCATCATCAACAATGAGATCCCCGACTGCTACACATTTAACataaag ATCGTGCTGGACAACAAGGCTCACAGCGGCAAAGTGAAGATACGACTAGAGAACGAGGTCTCCATCAAGGAGTGCAAAGACCCCAGCGTCTCTGGACAGG CTGAGAATTACACTCGCTTGGCGTTCGACGTGGCCGTGGCTCTGGTGTGCACGCTGTCCTTGCTGCTGTGCGGACGCTCCATCCTGCGAGGCATCATGCTGCAGCAG GAGTTTGTGCAGTTCTTTAAGGACAATCTGGATCGCAAAGTGCGCTGGGCTGACCGCATGGAGTTCATCAACGGGTGGTACATCCTCCTTATTGTCAGCGACATCCTCACCATCATCGGAAGTTTCATCAAAATTGGCATCGAATCGAAG AACATGTCCTCCTATGATCTATGTGGCATCCTGTTAGGGACTTCCACCCTCCTGGTCTGGGTGGGGGTCATTCGCTACCTCACCTTCTTCCAGAAGTACAAC ATCCTGATTGTGACTCTTCGAGCAGCCTTTCCTAATGTCATCCGCTTCTGCTGCTGCGTGGCCGTCATCTACCTGGGCTACTGCTTCTGTGGTTGGATCGTCCTGGGACCATACCATGTCAAG TTCCGCTCCCTGTCCATGGTGTCAGAATGCCTCTTCTCCCTCATCAACGGTGACGACATGTTTGTGACCTTCTCGGGAATGCAGGAGAGCAGCCCGCTGGTGTGGCTGTTCAGCCAGGTGTACCTGTACTCCTTCATCTCCCTCTTCATCTACATGGTGCTGTCGCTCTTCATCGCCCTCATCACAGGAGCCTACGAGACCATCAAG caccaAACCCAGGAGCCCATTCACATCACAGACCTCCACGCCTTCATAGCAGAGTGCACGGACGCACCGAGTTCTGGAAAGTTCCGGGGCCTGGAGACCTCTCCGTGCTCCTTTTTCTGCTGCTGTGACAG